A part of Paroedura picta isolate Pp20150507F chromosome 7, Ppicta_v3.0, whole genome shotgun sequence genomic DNA contains:
- the IGFBP7 gene encoding insulin-like growth factor-binding protein 7, giving the protein MGALPKLLRQGTQMPSWGRGRGKPPGAADAHLPALAGLASIAFPHPRILRRAVPPVNMPGAGAAALGVQTPPSLPSRSRRQRPLGARPPRRPARGWGLAARRSRSRLAGVPRLLCPAMAALRLAALFWAALFWASLGPLDASSACPPCAPARCPPLPARGCPLGEVRDACGCCLQCGRGEGEACGGGWGGCAAGLECRRRRKGLAGACVCKGRYPVCGSDGLTYPSACQLRAASLRAQSRGQPPVQQRSKGPCEQGPSIVTPPKDVWNVTGAQIFLSCEVIGVPTPVLTWNKVVKGQRTELLPGDRENLAIQTRGGPEKHEVTGWVLISPLSKDDSGEYECHALNSQGEATASARITVVNSLQEIPTVKGGDAEL; this is encoded by the exons ATGGGTGCGCTCCCAAAG CTCCTGCGGCAAGGAACCCAGATGCCGAGTTGGGGAAGGGGCCGTGGGAAGCCACCGGGCGCTGCAGACGCGCATCTCCCCGCGCTCGCTGGTTTGGCCTCGATCGCCTTTCCCCACCCGCGCATCCTGCGGCGGGCAGTTCCGCCGGTTAACATGCCGGGCGCCGGAGCGGCTGCCCTTGGCGTGCaaactcccccttccctcccctcccggtcCCGTCGGCAGCGTCCCCTCGGGGCGAGGCCGCCCAGGAGGCCGGCGCGGGGGTGGGGTTTGGCGGCCAGGCGGTCCCGCAGTCGGCTCGCCGGAGTCCCGCGCCTCCTGTGCCCCGCGATGGCTGCGCTCCGCCTGGCTGCGCTCTTTTGGGCCGCGCTCTTCTGGGCCTCGCTCGGCCCGCTCGACGCCTCGTCCGCCTGCCCGCCCTGCGCGCCCGCCCGCTGCCCGCCGCTGCCGGCCCGGGGCTGCCCGCTGGGCGAGGTGCGCGACGCCTGCGGCTGCTGCTTGCAGTGCGGCCGCGGCGAGGGCGAGGCGTGCGGCGGCGGCTGGGGCGGCTGCGCGGCCGGGCTGGAGTGCCGGCGGCGGCGCAAGGGCCTGGCGGGCGCCTGCGTGTGCAAGGGCCGCTACCCGGTGTGCGGCAGCGACGGCCTCACCTACCCCAGCGCCTGCCAGCTGCGCGCCGCCAGCCTGCGCGCCCAGAGCCGGGGACAGCCGCCCGTCCAGCAGCGCAGCAAGGGGCCCTGCGAGCAAG GACCGTCCATTGTGACTCCCCCTAAAGATGTCTGGAACGTTACTGGGGCACAGATTTTCCTGAGCTGCGAGGTCATTGGAGTTCCGACCCCTGTACTTACCTGGAACAAG GTGGTGAAGGGCCAAAGGACGGAGCTGCTGCCGGGTGACCGGGAGAATTTGGCCATCCAGACACGTGGGGGTCCGGAAAAGCACGAAGTGACAGGCTGGGTGTTG ATATCCCCTCTGAGCAAAGATGACAGCGGAGAATACGAGTGCCACGCACTGAACTCTCAGGGAGAGGCTACAGCGTCCGCGAGAATCACCGTGGTTAATTCCTTGCAAGAAATACCCACCGTGAAAG GTGGTGATGCTGAGCTTTGA